A single genomic interval of Adhaeribacter pallidiroseus harbors:
- a CDS encoding DUF1684 domain-containing protein yields the protein MSKPLRLIVLIGLVVIIGYFLKEAVFSDDAYLATIKKERLAKNQSFKSSSSPLAEANRATFDSLSYYAINRKFQVDADYELVPNPDTLKLPMTTGTTEPYLRFAKATFNLEGQRVGLTLFLKVGAADSTFFVPFTDKTNSSETYEGGRFMDIPKPEPGEKLITIDFNKAYNPFCVFNYDYSCPIPPAENRLPLEVPAGEKSYAKK from the coding sequence ATGTCTAAACCGCTGCGGCTTATTGTTTTAATTGGATTAGTGGTGATTATCGGGTATTTTTTAAAAGAAGCCGTATTTAGCGACGATGCGTACCTGGCAACCATTAAAAAAGAACGGCTGGCGAAAAATCAATCTTTCAAAAGTTCTTCTTCGCCCCTCGCGGAAGCCAATAGAGCTACTTTCGACAGCCTTTCTTATTACGCCATTAACCGCAAATTTCAGGTAGATGCGGATTACGAGTTGGTGCCGAACCCCGATACGCTTAAATTACCCATGACTACCGGTACTACCGAGCCTTACTTGCGGTTTGCTAAAGCTACTTTTAACCTCGAAGGGCAGCGGGTCGGCCTCACGTTATTTTTAAAAGTAGGGGCTGCCGATTCCACTTTCTTCGTGCCTTTTACCGACAAAACCAACAGTTCCGAAACCTACGAAGGGGGCCGCTTCATGGATATACCCAAACCCGAGCCAGGTGAAAAGTTAATTACCATCGACTTTAACAAAGCGTATAATCCTTTCTGCGTGTTCAATTACGATTACAGTTGCCCCATTCCGCCGGCCGAAAACCGTTTGCCTTTGGAAGTGCCGGCCGGTGAAAAATCCTACGCGAAAAAATAA
- a CDS encoding alkaline phosphatase, whose product MKKKLLLVSLLLLSGGGVFAQKNAKNAGTDSRNVIIYIGDGFGIAPKTATRMALGQGREGQRFTSDPNFKKLALDNLKYSATVTTHSLNSWITDSAPGASVYAAGKSGKQDNEVISLDPSSGESIETILESAKKQGYAVGLVSTARITHATPAAFASHIWYRDLESYIAAQYLASSQDEYKAIFNASPTEAYRYNASRDWILPEPKVGVELDVILGGGSRFFMPAKVNSPYATVVDAQGNPIKDPKTGTDVTLGSGRRADDVDLVDFAKKQKKYAYVNSRDALMKLDMSQFSSGSENKLLGLFNNSHMNYEQDRQTSAPWEPSLADMTETAIKVLKAKGGAKGFFLIVEAGRIDHLEHANTGGISVVAGAGGNQYQVDADKPTYEGGGEANYTATPSTARTANVYASDYMIKEVLAFDYAVAEGRSFMNVPVNGKTLLFTTSDHECGGFAVTGLHDEADAQGNATKIRTYAGQIKKSNALEASYATPTNLVRGDGGDEGWFPEYTLKMFQNKYYPEPSSPTGRRIVVAYGSNPLTNGNSTKAGGTPGNHTPQDIWVGAEDNTGSHAVQITGRGLLDNTALTPIMADFLKLSAFKNNLGKPAYRKATDAVGINVSPVPVANQSSISFEVKNPSQVSVELFDLSGTKIKTVAGAQKYTTGQHSLPINGSELKAGMYVVVVNIDGVIQSKKIIKVQ is encoded by the coding sequence ATGAAAAAGAAACTATTACTCGTAAGCTTGCTTCTGCTTTCGGGCGGAGGGGTATTTGCCCAAAAAAACGCAAAGAATGCCGGCACGGATTCCCGCAACGTTATTATTTACATTGGCGATGGCTTTGGGATTGCGCCCAAAACAGCAACCCGCATGGCTCTTGGCCAGGGCCGGGAAGGTCAACGGTTTACTTCTGATCCAAATTTTAAAAAATTAGCGTTAGACAATTTAAAATACAGCGCTACGGTAACCACGCATTCCCTTAATTCCTGGATTACCGATTCGGCCCCCGGAGCATCAGTGTACGCTGCCGGTAAAAGTGGGAAGCAGGATAACGAAGTAATTTCGCTGGACCCTTCCAGCGGGGAATCCATTGAAACTATTTTGGAAAGCGCCAAAAAGCAAGGTTATGCCGTGGGGCTGGTAAGTACTGCTCGCATAACCCACGCTACGCCGGCCGCTTTTGCCAGTCATATTTGGTACCGCGATTTGGAAAGCTACATTGCCGCCCAGTACCTGGCTTCGTCTCAGGATGAATACAAAGCTATATTTAACGCGAGCCCGACCGAAGCTTACCGGTATAATGCCAGCCGCGACTGGATTTTGCCCGAACCGAAAGTAGGCGTAGAGTTAGACGTAATTTTAGGGGGCGGCTCCCGGTTCTTTATGCCAGCCAAAGTAAACAGCCCTTATGCCACAGTGGTGGATGCCCAGGGTAATCCGATTAAAGATCCAAAAACGGGCACTGACGTAACCTTAGGTTCCGGTCGCCGGGCCGATGATGTAGACTTAGTTGACTTTGCTAAAAAACAAAAGAAATATGCTTATGTCAATAGTCGCGATGCCCTAATGAAATTAGATATGTCGCAGTTTTCGTCGGGTAGTGAAAATAAATTATTAGGTCTGTTTAATAATTCGCACATGAATTACGAACAAGACCGCCAAACAAGCGCTCCTTGGGAACCTTCTTTAGCCGACATGACCGAAACAGCTATTAAGGTACTAAAAGCCAAAGGAGGAGCCAAAGGTTTCTTTTTGATCGTGGAAGCTGGCCGGATCGACCATTTGGAGCACGCCAACACCGGGGGTATTTCGGTGGTAGCTGGTGCAGGGGGCAACCAGTACCAGGTAGATGCCGATAAGCCAACTTACGAGGGTGGTGGTGAAGCTAATTACACCGCTACTCCCAGCACGGCTCGTACGGCCAACGTGTACGCTTCTGATTACATGATTAAAGAAGTATTAGCCTTTGATTATGCCGTAGCCGAAGGAAGATCCTTTATGAACGTTCCGGTAAATGGCAAAACGTTACTTTTTACTACTTCTGACCACGAGTGCGGTGGGTTTGCCGTAACTGGTTTGCACGACGAAGCAGATGCCCAGGGTAATGCTACTAAAATAAGAACCTATGCGGGCCAGATTAAAAAGTCCAACGCTTTGGAAGCCAGCTACGCGACTCCTACTAATTTGGTACGCGGCGATGGCGGTGACGAAGGTTGGTTTCCGGAATATACGCTTAAAATGTTCCAGAATAAATACTATCCGGAGCCGAGTTCTCCAACCGGCCGGAGAATAGTAGTGGCTTACGGTTCTAACCCGTTAACCAATGGAAATAGCACCAAAGCGGGCGGTACTCCGGGTAATCATACGCCCCAAGACATTTGGGTGGGGGCCGAAGATAACACTGGCAGCCATGCGGTACAAATAACGGGTCGGGGCTTGTTAGATAACACTGCGCTTACCCCTATTATGGCCGATTTTTTAAAATTAAGCGCATTTAAAAATAATTTAGGCAAACCCGCTTACCGGAAAGCAACCGATGCGGTTGGTATAAACGTTAGCCCCGTGCCGGTAGCAAACCAAAGCAGTATTTCCTTCGAAGTAAAAAATCCATCGCAAGTAAGTGTAGAACTTTTTGACCTATCCGGCACCAAAATTAAGACCGTTGCTGGGGCTCAAAAGTATACTACCGGGCAACATTCTTTACCTATTAATGGCTCTGAGTTGAAAGCCGGTATGTACGTGGTGGTAGTAAATATTGATGGGGTTATTCAATCTAAGAAAATAATTAAAGTACAGTAA
- the radC gene encoding RadC family protein, whose translation MLISETSHNYGQVPSLAIKSWAEEDRPREKLLLKGKAALSDAELIAILIGSGTPKLTAVDVAKLILAAVSNDLNELAKLSVKDLMKHKGIGEAKAITIVSALELGRRRKETAAAARTTITCSTDIYNYMKPHLLDLPHEEFWVILLNRANVVMKKIPVSIGGVAGTVADPKIIFKHAIEHLASAIILVHNHPSGNLKPSAADIALTKKVKEAGALLDLPILDHLIFADQSYHSFADEGIL comes from the coding sequence ATGTTGATTTCCGAAACATCTCATAACTACGGTCAAGTACCATCCCTGGCCATCAAAAGCTGGGCCGAAGAAGACCGGCCCCGCGAAAAACTACTGCTTAAGGGCAAAGCAGCCTTGAGCGATGCTGAATTAATTGCTATTCTAATTGGTTCGGGCACGCCGAAGCTAACGGCCGTAGATGTAGCTAAACTAATTCTGGCAGCTGTCAGTAACGACCTGAACGAACTGGCCAAATTGTCGGTAAAAGATTTAATGAAGCATAAAGGTATTGGCGAAGCCAAAGCTATCACTATTGTTAGCGCCCTGGAGTTAGGCCGCCGGCGAAAAGAAACCGCCGCTGCCGCCCGCACAACTATTACCTGCTCCACCGATATTTACAATTATATGAAGCCGCACTTGCTGGATTTACCCCACGAAGAATTCTGGGTGATTTTGCTTAACCGGGCCAACGTAGTGATGAAAAAAATACCCGTGAGCATTGGGGGAGTAGCCGGCACCGTGGCCGACCCGAAAATTATATTTAAGCACGCGATTGAACACCTGGCCAGCGCTATTATTTTGGTGCACAATCATCCTTCCGGCAATTTAAAACCCAGCGCCGCCGATATAGCGCTTACCAAAAAAGTAAAAGAAGCCGGGGCTCTGCTCGATTTACCAATTCTGGATCACCTCATTTTTGCCGATCAATCGTACCACAGCTTCGCCGACGAAGGGATTTTGTAA
- the uvsE gene encoding UV DNA damage repair endonuclease UvsE gives MKIGYPCINNGMDCTPATTFRLASYSEERLITTTANNFACLKKLLEFNVKHNLLFLRMSSDMVPFASHPVNQYNWQNHFKGTLRALGRYIKNHQMRISMHPDQFVVLNSPNQNTLNNSFAELEYQCAIMDIMELDESAKLQIHGGGVYGDKAEAIKRFVDSYFLLPENVRKRLVIENDDRSYSLSDCLEIHEQTGIPILFDNFHHECLNNGETMTEALHLAAATWQEKDGVMMMDYSSQSPGERKGKHTASIVDDLFRDFLQQLDGLDVDIMLEIKDKELSALRAVEILEEMGMLKV, from the coding sequence ATGAAAATTGGGTATCCGTGCATTAACAATGGAATGGACTGTACACCGGCCACCACTTTCCGGCTGGCTTCTTACTCCGAAGAACGCCTGATTACAACTACGGCCAATAATTTTGCCTGCCTCAAAAAACTACTGGAGTTTAATGTAAAACACAACCTGCTCTTTTTAAGAATGAGCTCGGATATGGTACCTTTTGCCTCGCATCCGGTAAACCAGTATAATTGGCAAAACCATTTTAAGGGGACTCTACGCGCTTTAGGACGATACATTAAAAACCACCAAATGCGGATTAGCATGCACCCGGATCAGTTTGTGGTATTGAACTCGCCCAACCAGAATACTTTAAACAACAGCTTTGCCGAACTCGAATACCAATGCGCCATCATGGACATTATGGAATTGGATGAAAGCGCTAAATTACAAATTCACGGGGGCGGCGTGTACGGCGATAAAGCCGAAGCTATTAAGCGATTTGTAGATAGCTATTTCCTGCTACCCGAAAACGTGCGGAAACGTTTGGTAATTGAAAACGACGATCGGTCTTACAGCTTAAGCGATTGTTTGGAAATACACGAGCAAACCGGCATCCCGATTTTATTCGATAATTTTCATCATGAGTGTTTGAACAACGGCGAAACTATGACAGAAGCCTTGCACCTGGCCGCCGCCACCTGGCAGGAAAAAGACGGGGTAATGATGATGGACTACTCGTCGCAGTCGCCGGGAGAGCGCAAAGGCAAACACACCGCCAGCATTGTAGATGACTTATTTCGGGACTTCTTGCAGCAACTCGATGGCTTAGACGTGGATATTATGCTGGAAATTAAAGACAAAGAGCTAAGTGCCTTACGCGCCGTAGAAATTTTGGAAGAAATGGGCATGCTTAAGGTATAA
- a CDS encoding carboxypeptidase-like regulatory domain-containing protein produces MQRKLIFLLVVPILWLLFTIQAQAQQSTDIQINGTVLDAVSKKPLVNITVISKRLWRGTVTNEVGKFRITTQLGDTIYFRSVGYKTKLFPVTSNTPDESTIQISLEEGNVVLEEIQVTIGPDYEKVNRYLRNQKKKPEPRVAVKPAEPKPLYEEKVFTPPPASIANPISFIYDQLSKEGRDRRKLQAILDEKAAAEKLKRDQAARQKYDSLFLDRNQGFRRP; encoded by the coding sequence ATGCAGCGTAAACTTATTTTTTTACTGGTAGTTCCGATTTTGTGGTTATTGTTCACCATACAAGCGCAGGCACAACAAAGCACCGATATTCAAATTAATGGAACCGTACTCGATGCAGTTTCCAAAAAACCACTTGTCAATATTACGGTAATCAGTAAACGGCTTTGGCGCGGCACGGTAACCAACGAGGTTGGCAAGTTTCGGATTACTACGCAATTAGGCGATACCATTTACTTCCGCTCGGTGGGTTATAAAACCAAGCTTTTTCCGGTTACCAGCAACACTCCCGACGAATCCACTATTCAGATTAGCCTGGAAGAAGGCAACGTGGTACTGGAAGAAATTCAGGTAACGATTGGTCCGGATTACGAAAAGGTAAACCGGTATTTACGCAACCAAAAGAAAAAACCCGAACCACGGGTAGCTGTGAAACCCGCCGAACCGAAGCCGTTGTACGAAGAAAAAGTATTTACGCCACCGCCGGCTTCTATCGCCAACCCCATCAGTTTTATTTACGACCAGCTCTCCAAAGAAGGCCGCGACCGCCGCAAACTCCAAGCTATTCTGGACGAAAAAGCCGCCGCCGAGAAGCTGAAACGCGACCAAGCCGCCCGCCAAAAATACGACAGCCTGTTCCTGGACCGCAACCAAGGCTTCCGTCGTCCTTAA
- a CDS encoding aldo/keto reductase, producing MEKRPIGNSGLTVAPLAFGGNVFGWTIDPATSFTLLDAFTAAGFNLIDTADVYSNWVPGNQGGESETIIGNWLKQSGKRDQVIIATKVGGEMSPGKKGLSPKHIRQSVEDSLQRLQTDYIDLYQSHYDDPATPLEETLGTYGELIKEGKIRAIGASNYTAERLAEALQISKQNNLPRYDSLQPEYNLYERQGYEKELEPLCRENNIGVINYFALASGFLTGKYRSEADLAKSKRGQGNKKYLNERGFRILAALDEVAQRYQTNAASIAIAWLLARPGITAPIASATSPEQLQALTKAATLQLDKEAVEMLDKASAT from the coding sequence ATGGAAAAAAGACCAATAGGAAACTCCGGACTAACAGTAGCGCCCTTGGCATTTGGCGGCAATGTGTTTGGCTGGACCATCGACCCAGCTACTTCTTTTACTTTGCTGGATGCTTTTACCGCTGCCGGCTTTAACTTAATTGATACCGCCGATGTGTACTCGAATTGGGTGCCGGGCAACCAGGGCGGTGAGTCCGAAACCATTATTGGTAACTGGCTGAAACAATCGGGTAAACGCGATCAGGTAATTATTGCTACCAAGGTGGGCGGCGAAATGAGTCCGGGTAAAAAAGGGCTTTCTCCGAAACATATCCGGCAATCCGTAGAAGACTCTTTGCAAAGGCTGCAAACCGACTACATCGATTTGTACCAGTCGCACTACGACGACCCGGCCACGCCCTTGGAAGAAACGCTGGGAACTTACGGCGAGCTCATAAAAGAAGGTAAAATACGGGCCATCGGGGCTTCTAATTACACGGCCGAGCGGCTCGCCGAAGCTTTGCAAATAAGTAAACAAAACAACCTGCCGCGCTACGATAGCCTGCAACCCGAATACAACCTCTACGAACGTCAGGGTTACGAAAAAGAACTCGAGCCGCTTTGCCGGGAAAATAACATTGGCGTCATTAATTATTTTGCCTTAGCCAGTGGTTTTTTAACCGGTAAATATCGCTCCGAAGCCGATTTGGCCAAAAGCAAACGCGGACAAGGCAACAAAAAGTATTTAAATGAACGCGGCTTCCGTATTTTAGCGGCTTTAGACGAAGTAGCCCAAAGGTACCAAACCAATGCGGCCAGCATTGCCATAGCCTGGCTTCTTGCCCGGCCGGGCATTACGGCACCCATTGCCAGCGCCACCAGCCCGGAACAGTTACAAGCACTTACCAAAGCCGCTACGCTGCAACTGGATAAAGAAGCGGTGGAAATGCTGGATAAAGCCAGTGCAACCTAA
- the pheT gene encoding phenylalanine--tRNA ligase subunit beta yields MLISYNWLKDLINLDKPATEVAALLTGAGLEVEGLETYDLVKGGLQGIVIGEVLTCEKHPDADKLRLTTVAIGAEAPKQIVCGAPNVAAGQKVIVATEGATLYPATGEPFQIKKSKIRGVASEGMICAEDEIGLGSSHAGIMVLDTDLPNGAPAAQYFNLQSDEVFEIGLTPNRADAASHLGVARDLQALLKIPYNLPNVEKFKISNNNRPIAVEVQDNEACPRYAGLTISGIKVADSPDWLKHRLRAIGLSPINNVVDITNYVLHELGQPMHAFDADKITGDKIIVKKAEEGTKFITLDGVERTLRATDLMICNTQEPMVIAGVFGGKNSGVTSQTTTIFLESAYFQPASIRKSSQVHGIKTDSSFRFERGTDPNMVLLALKRAALLVQEIAGGEVSSEIVDVYPQPIQPYSIRINLARVNRLIGQAIETARIKEIITDLGITITEESETDLVLAVPPFKVDVQREADIIEEILRIYGYNNIALSPNLATSYLAKFPKPDPEVLKQSIGQMLAGTGFSEIITNSLTNSQYYDAPGAEADASLVRIVNYNSADLDVMRQTLVYSGLEVLRHNINRRQKDLKLYEWGKVYTKAGEKYQEQTQLALFVTGNAVGETWQQASQKATFHQLAGAVQNILTKLTRATLNVQPVQHRYIKNGVAYWSNNVPVAQMGQLPEAVSKKVDVKEPVWYAELNWDYLVQHYTNQLEAEELAKFPEVRRDLSLVIDKNVTFDQIKTIAWRTERKLLQQLNVFDVYEGDKIDTGKKAYALSFILQDKQQTLTDKVIDSTMNRLMQQFERQLGAVIRK; encoded by the coding sequence ATGCTGATTTCATACAACTGGCTGAAAGACCTGATTAACCTAGATAAACCCGCCACCGAAGTAGCCGCTTTGCTTACCGGCGCGGGTCTGGAGGTTGAAGGGCTGGAAACCTACGATCTGGTAAAAGGTGGGCTGCAAGGCATCGTAATCGGCGAAGTGCTCACCTGCGAAAAACACCCGGATGCCGATAAGTTACGGTTAACTACCGTGGCTATTGGCGCCGAAGCTCCCAAGCAAATTGTTTGCGGTGCCCCGAACGTAGCCGCCGGCCAAAAAGTAATTGTAGCCACCGAAGGTGCAACCTTGTATCCCGCTACCGGCGAACCGTTCCAGATTAAAAAATCAAAAATCCGTGGAGTTGCTTCCGAAGGCATGATTTGCGCCGAAGATGAAATTGGCCTGGGTAGTTCGCACGCGGGCATCATGGTCCTCGATACTGATTTACCTAACGGTGCGCCTGCGGCTCAGTATTTTAATTTGCAATCCGATGAAGTGTTCGAAATAGGCTTAACTCCCAACCGGGCCGATGCTGCTTCGCATTTAGGGGTAGCCCGCGATTTACAGGCGCTTTTAAAAATCCCTTACAATTTACCAAACGTCGAAAAATTTAAAATTTCGAATAACAATCGCCCCATTGCGGTAGAAGTACAGGATAACGAAGCTTGCCCCCGATACGCGGGTTTAACTATTTCGGGCATTAAAGTAGCCGATTCGCCGGATTGGCTCAAACACCGATTGCGGGCTATTGGCTTATCGCCAATTAACAACGTGGTGGATATTACCAACTACGTACTGCACGAGTTGGGCCAACCCATGCACGCGTTTGATGCCGATAAAATTACCGGTGATAAAATTATTGTAAAGAAAGCCGAAGAAGGTACCAAGTTTATTACCCTTGATGGCGTGGAACGCACCCTACGGGCTACTGATTTGATGATTTGCAATACGCAGGAACCTATGGTCATTGCCGGGGTTTTTGGCGGTAAAAATTCGGGTGTAACATCCCAGACTACTACTATTTTCCTGGAATCCGCTTACTTCCAACCGGCTTCTATCCGCAAGTCGTCGCAGGTACACGGTATTAAAACCGATTCGTCGTTCCGGTTTGAGCGCGGTACCGACCCCAATATGGTGCTGCTGGCCCTGAAACGAGCGGCCTTGTTGGTGCAGGAAATTGCCGGAGGAGAAGTCAGTTCCGAAATAGTAGACGTTTACCCGCAACCTATACAGCCTTATAGCATTAGAATTAACCTGGCCCGGGTAAACCGTTTAATCGGGCAAGCGATTGAAACTGCCCGCATCAAAGAAATAATTACCGACTTAGGCATTACTATTACCGAAGAATCCGAAACGGATTTAGTGTTGGCGGTGCCGCCGTTTAAAGTAGATGTGCAACGCGAAGCCGATATAATCGAAGAAATTCTCCGGATTTACGGTTATAACAACATTGCGCTTAGCCCTAACCTGGCCACCAGTTACCTGGCCAAGTTCCCGAAGCCGGATCCGGAAGTATTGAAGCAGAGCATCGGGCAAATGTTGGCGGGAACTGGCTTTAGCGAGATTATTACCAACTCTCTAACGAACTCCCAATACTACGATGCGCCGGGTGCGGAAGCAGATGCCTCGCTGGTGCGGATTGTAAATTACAACAGTGCCGATTTAGACGTAATGCGGCAAACCCTGGTATATTCGGGTCTGGAAGTTTTGCGGCACAACATCAACCGCCGCCAGAAAGATTTAAAGTTGTACGAATGGGGCAAGGTGTATACCAAAGCAGGGGAGAAGTATCAGGAACAAACGCAGTTAGCCTTGTTTGTAACGGGCAATGCTGTAGGCGAAACCTGGCAGCAAGCTTCGCAGAAAGCTACTTTTCACCAATTGGCCGGAGCAGTACAGAATATTCTTACCAAACTTACCCGCGCTACTTTGAACGTACAACCCGTGCAGCATCGTTACATTAAAAATGGCGTGGCGTATTGGAGCAATAACGTGCCAGTGGCGCAAATGGGTCAGTTACCGGAAGCAGTAAGTAAGAAAGTGGATGTAAAAGAGCCGGTTTGGTACGCCGAGTTAAACTGGGATTATTTAGTTCAGCATTATACCAACCAGTTAGAAGCCGAAGAATTAGCTAAATTCCCGGAAGTACGCCGCGATTTATCGTTGGTGATCGATAAAAATGTTACCTTCGATCAGATTAAAACCATTGCCTGGCGCACCGAGCGCAAATTGCTGCAGCAGCTAAATGTGTTTGACGTGTACGAAGGCGATAAAATAGATACCGGTAAAAAGGCCTATGCGCTCAGTTTTATCTTGCAGGACAAACAACAAACCCTGACCGATAAAGTGATTGATAGTACCATGAACCGGTTAATGCAACAGTTTGAACGCCAATTAGGAGCTGTAATTCGTAAATAA
- a CDS encoding cell division protein ZapA, whose product MSELSIKIRIADRDYPMRVNEEEEERLRAAGRLLNERMKAFREQFGTADKQDLLAMVALETLADKLLTAQSKAESENTLADKLTHLNKLLASLKLE is encoded by the coding sequence ATGAGTGAATTGTCTATAAAAATCAGGATAGCTGATCGCGATTATCCAATGCGGGTAAATGAGGAAGAAGAAGAAAGGCTGCGGGCTGCCGGCCGACTACTGAACGAACGCATGAAAGCGTTCCGGGAACAGTTTGGTACGGCCGATAAGCAGGATTTGCTGGCGATGGTGGCTTTAGAAACCCTAGCCGATAAATTGCTCACGGCCCAGAGTAAAGCCGAAAGCGAGAATACCCTGGCCGATAAACTCACTCATTTAAATAAGCTTTTAGCCTCTCTTAAATTAGAATAG
- a CDS encoding metallophosphoesterase, translated as MQRFLFIATAILLVFVVDWYVFQAIRTVTQHISPRSQKIIFIIYWCFFLLTSGTIIFFSLTRGTPPTAFRTYLVSTVFILFASKLAVVLFLVLDDAMRLMKYIASYFFNGPDTETSEAVKITRSEFINKLALMAGAIPLTAFIYGMVRGAYQYQVKRVTLRFPNLPDAFSGYKILQISDLHTGSFNSTHPLQKAVALINKQNADLVFFTGDLVNNIASEVVPHIPALQQIQAKDGKFSIFGNHDYGDYVTWESGEAKTQNLQTLAKHHAEIGWRLLLNENVAIQRNGQHIAVLGVENWSTRMNFPRYGNLAKAYAGSEQSPFKVLLSHDPSHWDGEVNQKYSDIDLMLSGHTHGMQFGINLPGIKWSPVQYVYEQWAGLYQKGMQHLYVNTGLGFLGYPGRVGFLPEITVFELQKT; from the coding sequence ATGCAACGTTTCTTATTTATAGCCACTGCTATTTTATTAGTTTTTGTAGTTGACTGGTACGTTTTTCAGGCAATCCGGACGGTTACGCAACATATATCCCCCCGGTCACAAAAAATAATTTTTATTATTTACTGGTGTTTTTTCTTACTTACTTCCGGTACCATTATCTTTTTTAGTCTGACGCGCGGCACGCCGCCCACGGCTTTTCGCACGTACCTGGTAAGCACCGTATTTATTTTATTTGCCAGCAAACTGGCGGTAGTATTGTTTTTAGTGTTGGATGATGCCATGCGGCTAATGAAGTACATCGCGAGTTACTTCTTTAATGGCCCCGACACCGAAACCAGCGAAGCCGTAAAAATTACCCGTAGCGAATTTATTAACAAACTAGCTTTAATGGCCGGAGCTATTCCTTTAACGGCGTTTATTTATGGCATGGTACGGGGCGCTTACCAATACCAGGTAAAACGGGTTACCCTACGCTTTCCTAACTTACCCGATGCTTTTAGCGGATATAAAATTTTACAAATTTCGGATTTGCACACGGGCAGTTTCAACTCCACGCACCCGCTCCAGAAAGCCGTAGCTTTAATTAATAAACAAAATGCTGATTTAGTGTTTTTTACCGGTGATTTAGTAAACAACATTGCCTCAGAAGTAGTACCGCATATACCGGCTTTGCAACAAATCCAGGCCAAAGACGGCAAGTTTTCTATTTTTGGCAACCATGACTACGGCGATTATGTAACTTGGGAAAGCGGGGAGGCCAAAACGCAGAACTTACAAACTTTGGCCAAGCACCATGCCGAAATAGGCTGGCGATTACTTTTAAACGAGAACGTGGCTATCCAGAGAAACGGGCAGCACATTGCGGTACTGGGCGTGGAAAACTGGAGCACCCGCATGAACTTTCCGCGGTACGGCAATCTGGCCAAAGCTTACGCCGGCTCCGAGCAGTCGCCGTTCAAGGTTTTACTTTCGCACGACCCTTCGCACTGGGACGGTGAGGTAAACCAGAAATACTCCGATATTGATTTGATGCTCTCGGGCCACACGCACGGCATGCAGTTTGGGATTAATTTACCGGGCATAAAATGGAGCCCGGTGCAATACGTGTATGAGCAATGGGCCGGTTTATACCAAAAAGGCATGCAACACCTCTACGTAAACACCGGCTTAGGATTTTTAGGCTACCCGGGCCGCGTTGGTTTTCTGCCGGAAATTACGGTGTTTGAACTTCAGAAAACCTAA